In the genome of Amaranthus tricolor cultivar Red isolate AtriRed21 chromosome 15, ASM2621246v1, whole genome shotgun sequence, one region contains:
- the LOC130800725 gene encoding disease resistance protein RGA2-like codes for MVDSILYGLAEEALKKLGGSALNEIASAWGFKAELDKLHDTITTVKNVLLDAEKRQADELDVRGWIERLTLVVYAADDLFDELNTIASRRQLMGENSISRKVRAFFSHSNHIALALKVSRKIRKIREKLDAIDKDGKQLKLVQSLPLGRKSMKKREQSYSFVDAQQVIGRDADKNAILDLLLASSSNIDPQNEVLPVPVISIVGIGGQGKTTLAQLVYNDPKVEKSFNLRLWVCISEVLDFKGVLEKILRSATKAETPKLDIEQLQAMLREAISGKKYFLVMDDVWDDKREKWLKLRDLLKMGGEGSKILVTTRSKEVARIMDSLAIYELQGLTNEKSWELFVNMAFEPGQAQQKPRLVKLGKEIVKRCANVPLAIRTLGSLLYGKEEKKWSSLMNTSLAKLSDGKQEVNDILSILKLSYNDLWSPLKNCFAYCALFPKDYEFNKEMLKQLWMAEGFIVADYEGNQSLEDVAEDYFQILLQRCFFQDIKTEELGAIIGCKMHDLMHDLAQSVAGAKCKVASLEETRFDVKIIHLSYACGPTSSWKIQDSMRNMQLLRTFLMPELKFDGSLFGELMCKQLISSFSCLRVLDLHSLCLITLPDSVGNLIHLRYLNLSKTPIQKLPNSITKLLNLQTLNLYRCLNLRALPTGIRKLENLRSLDVGGCYSIFKMPSGIGKLTLLQKLPLFRTDYEVSNRAKLSELKQLNNLRGELHIIICGNMGNPSFEANEANLISKQGLDTLDISFIFSKDNEVLMEGLKPHSNLRKWMIRRYFGQNFPSWATMDNLSISLPNLVYIYLEFGKSSEVPVLSQLRFLKYLYVNHYSNVEYMENNDMINQFSSSPSMPTYTETIFFPSLQELHLSWMDSLKGWWKEDVEAVVRNDDAKEASYLQQGNEMSMLSFSKLSKLSIYRCPKLKTLPLCPNVEELNVSDIDESLLEIILKIATTRSNSSSQTTSRLKKLTLSNAEKLMSLPMHCLHQLSSLTIAGDHHLESTDTLVEVFARLSSSLRYLKFTWCTKLRSISKGLGHFTALETLNLEFCLELDLSPNQQEANEEDEDDMPWKAFKTNLRSLRLYHLPKLVDFPSGFRHLTNLRSLKIENINHLRELPEWISCVSSLVNMKLYGCHNLTCLPDGFRNLTNLNRLIIGDCSPILMERCKGPNGSDWLKIQHIPFLIIDNQNWLGPNPIYFSLDDFYNNV; via the coding sequence ATGGTTGATTCTATACTTTATGGGTTAGCTGAAGAAGCTTTGAAGAAACTGGGAGGTAGCGCACTGAATGAGATTGCCTCCGCTTGGGGCTTCAAAGCTGAGCTTGATAAGCTCCACGACACCATCACAACAGTGAAAAATGTGTTGTTGGATGCTGAGAAAAGGCAAGCTGATGAACTTGATGTTCGTGGTTGGATTGAAAGGCTTACCTTAGTTGTCTATGCTGCTGACGACTTGTTCGATGAGCTCAACACTATTGCATCTCGCAGACAACTCATGGGTGAAAACTCAATATCCAGGAAGGTACGGGCTTTCTTCTCCCATTCCAATCATATTGCTTTGGCCTTAAAAGTTTCCAGAAAAATTAGGAAGATTAGGGAAAAATTGGATGCCATAGACAAAGATGGTAAACAATTGAAACTTGTGCAATCTCTTCCTTTGGGTAGGAAATCAATGAAGAAGAGAGAACAAAgttattcatttgttgatgCCCAACAAGTTATTGGTAGAGATGCTGATAAGAATGCCATCTTAGATTTACTCTTAGCCTCTAGTTCCAATATAGACCCTCAAAATGAAGTGCTCCCTGTCCCTGTTATCTCAATTGTTGGAATTGGAGGCCAAGGCAAGACCACTTTAGCTCAACTTGTTTACAATGACCCTAAGGTTGAGAAATCTTTTAATTTGAGGTTATGGGTGTGTATTTCGGAAGTCCTTGATTTTAAGGGAGTTTTGGAAAAGATCCTCAGATCCGCAACCAAAGCTGAAACTCCAAAATTAGATATAGAGCAGTTACAAGCTATGTTGCGAGAGGCGATTAGTGGTAAGAAATACTTTCTTGTTATGGACGACGTTTGGGATGACAAGCGTGAGAAATGGCTCAAGTTGAGGGATTTATTGAAGATGGGTGGAGAAGGGAGTAAGATATTGGTGACTACTCGATCCAAGGAGGTGGCTAGAATAATGGACTCTCTTGCTATATACGAGTTACAGGGCCTAACAAATGAGAAATCCTGGGAGTTATTTGTTAACATGGCATTTGAACCTGGACAAGCTCAACAGAAGCCACGTCTTGTCAAGCTAGGGAAGGAAATTGTAAAGAGGTGTGCAAATGTTCCTTTAGCTATAAGAACTTTGGGGAGTCTTCTCTATGGCAAGGAGGAAAAGAAGTGGTCATCATTGATGAACACGAGTCTGGCGAAATTATCTGATGGGAAACAAGAAGTCAATGATATTTTAAGCATACTCAAGTTGAGCTACAATGATCTATGGTCTCCACTGAAGAATTGTTTTGCTTATTGTGCTTTGTTTCCGAAAGACTATGAGTTTAATAAGGAAATGTTGAAACAGCTTTGGATGGCAGAGGGGTTCATTGTTGCTGATTATGAAGGAAACCAGAGTCTAGAAGACGTTGCTGAggattattttcaaattctgCTGCAAAGGTGCTTCTTCCAGGACATAAAAACCGAAGAATTGGGGGCTATTATTGGTTGCAAAATGCATGATCTCATGCATGATCTTGCTCAAAGTGTGGCTGGAGCGAAGTGCAAGGTTGCAAGTCTAGAAGAAACAAGATTTGATGTCAAAATCATCCACTTGTCATATGCATGCGGACCGACTTCGTCTTGGAAAATTCAAGACTCCATGCGAAATATGCAGCTGTTGCGCACTTTTCTTATGCCAGAGCTTAAGTTTGATGGCTCTCTCTTCGGCGAACTTATGTGTAAACAGTTAATATCGAGTTTTAGTTGTTTACGAGTGTTAGATCTCCACAGCCTATGTCTCATAACTTTGCCAGATTCTGTAGGTAATCTAATTCACTTGAGATACCTCAATCTCTCAAAGACACCAATCCAAAAGCTCCCTAATTCAATCACCAAGCTTCTAAATCTGCAAACATTAAATTTATACCGCTGTTTGAATCTTCGAGCATTGCCTACAGGTATCAGAAAACTGGAAAATCTGAGGAGCCTTGATGTTGGTGGCTGTTACAGTATCTTTAAAATGCCTTCGGGAATAGGAAAATTGACTTTGCTCCAAAAGCTACCTCTTTTCAGAACTGACTATGAGGTTAGTAACCGAGCCAAACTAAGTGAACTAAAGCAACTCAATAACCTGAGAGGAGAGTTACACATTATAATATGTGGAAATATGGGAAATCCAAGCTTTGAAGCAAACGAGGCAAATTTGATCAGCAAGCAAGGGCTAGATACACTGGATATTAGTTTTATCTTTAGTAAAGATAATGAGGTTCTGATGGAAGGCCTCAAACCACATTCCAACTTAAGAAAGTGGATGATAAGGCGTTATTTTGGTCAAAATTTTCCAAGTTGGGCAACCATGGATAATTTGAGCATTAGTCTTCCAAATCTGGTATATATTTATCTTGAATTTGGTAAATCCTCAGAAGTTCCCGTCTTAAGTCAATTACGTTTCTTGAAGTATCTTTATGTTAACCATTACAGCAATGTTGAATACATGGAGAATAACGATATGATTAACCAATTCTCCTCGTCACCATCAATGCCAACATACACAGAAACCATTTTCTTCCCATCTCTTCAGGAACTTCATTTGTCATGGATGGATTCTCTAAAGGGATGGTGGAAAGAAGACGTAGAAGCCGTGGTTAGAAATGATGATGCAAAAGAAGCTTCGTATCTTCAACAGGGGAATGAAATGTCAATGCTCTCATTttctaaattatcaaaattgagtATATATCGTTGTCCGAAGTTGAAAACACTTCCACTTTGTCCTAATGTGGAGGAATTAAATGTAAGTGATATTGATGAGAGTCTCTTAGAAATAATATTGAAGATAGCAACAACAAGATCAAACTCATCGTCTCAAACTACATCAAGGCTTAAAAAATTAACGCTCTCAAATGCAGAAAAACTTATGTCCCTGCCTATGCATTGTCTCCATCAGCTTTCTTCACTTACCATTGCAGGTGATCATCATCTGGAGAGCACAGACACATTAGTCGAAGTCTTTGCACGACTATCTTCATCCCTCCGATATTTGAAATTCACATGGTGTACTAAATTGAGAAGCATCTCTAAGGGCCTGGGACATTTTACTGCCTTAGAAACGTTGAACTTAGAGTTTTGTCTTGAACTTGACCTTTCACCAAACCAacaagaagcaaatgaagaagatgaagatgacaTGCCATGGAAAGCCTTCAAAACTAATCTACGTTCCTTGAGGTTATATCATCTTCCTAAATTAGTGGACTTTCCAAGTGGTTTTCGGCATTTGACAAACCTTCGttctttaaaaatagaaaacattaatCATTTGAGGGAACTACCAGAATGGATAAGCTGTGTATCTTCGCTGGTAAATATGAAGTTGTATGGATGTCATAACTTAACTTGTTTGCCAGATGGATTCCGCAACCTCACAAACCTAAACAGACTAATAATTGGCGATTGCAGTCCAATTTTAATGGAAAGATGTAAAGGTCCAAATGGTAGCGACTGGCTCAAGATTCAACATATCCCTTTTCTTATTATTGATAATCAAAATTGGCTTGGTCCAAATCCAATATATTTTTCATTGGACGatttttataataatgtttAA